GCGCGGTGACCGGCAGCATCTCGTAGACGCCGACCCGCCCGCGGTAACCCGTGCCGCCGCAGTGCGTGCACCCGCGGCCCTTGCGCGGCGTCGCGCCCTCGAGGTCGTCGGGGGTGAGCCCGAGCCCGGTGATCGTGCGCGCGGCCGGCGTGTAGGGCTCGGAGCACTGGTCGCAGACCCGGCGCACCAGCCGCTGCGCCACGACCAGCGACAGCGACGAGGCGACGAGGAACGGCTCGACCCCCATGTCGACGAGCCGGGTCAGTGCCGCGGGCGCGCTGTTGGTGTGCAGGGTGGTGAGCACGAGGTGGCCGGTCAGCGCCGACTCGAGCGCGAGCTTCGCGGTCTCGGTGTCGCGGACCTCGCCGACCAGGATGATGTCGGGGTCCTGGCGCAGGATCGAGCGCAGCCCGCGGGCGAACGTCAGCCCGGCCCGCTCGTGCACCTGCGTCTGGGTGATGCCGGCGAGCTGGATCTCGACCGGGTCCTCGAGCGTGACGATGTTGCGCTCGGCCGACCGGATCTCGTGGATCGCGCTGTAGAGCGTGTTGGTCTTGCCGGAGCCGGTCGGGCCGGTGATCAGCACCAGACCCTGCGGGGCGGCGAGCGTGCCGAGCAGGATCCCCAGCTGGTCCTCGTCGAGGCCGAGCGCGGCGAGCTTGGCGACCCGGTCGGCGCGGGCGAGCAGCCGGATGACGACCTTCTCGCCGTGCATGCTCGGCAGCGTGCTGACACGGGTGTCGAGCAGCGCGCCGTCGACGGAGAGGCGGGCGCGCCCGTCCTGGGGCACCCGGCGCTCGGCGATGTCGAGGCTCGACATGACCTTGATGCGGCTGACGACGCCGGCGGCCGCCGAGCGGGGCACGGTCATGACGTCGCGCAGCAGGCCGTCGATGCGGTAGCGGATCTTCATCTCCGCCGCGCCCGGCTCGACGTGGATGTCGCTCGCGCCGGCGCGCACGGCGTCGGCGAGCATGGCGTTGACGAGGCGTACGACGGGGGCGTTGTCCGCCATCGGGTCGCCGAGGTCGTCGTCCTCCTCCTCGGCGGCGTCCTCGAACATCGTCGCGACGTCGGACGAGTCCTCCGACAGCGACCAGGAGCGCGCGATGTGGTCGCGCAGCTGCGACTCGGTCGTGACGACGACCGTGATGTCGGCGGCCTTGGTGTAGAGGCGTACGTCGTCGAGCGCGACCACGTTGGTCGGGTCGGCCGACGCGACGATGAGCCCGCCCGCCTCGGTGCGGGCGATCGGCAGCAGCATGTGCCGCTGCGCGACCGTGCGTGGCAGCGTGCGGGTGATCTCGGGCGCGAGCGGGATGGTGCCGAGGTCGACGAGCTGTAGACCGAGGGCGCCGGCCAGCGCGTCGGCGACCTGGGTCTCGGTCGCGAACCCGGCCTGCACGACGACCGCGCCGAGCCGCCGGCGCCGCTCACCGGGCGCGACGTCGCGCTGGATCGCGAGCGCCTCCTCCAGCTGGTCGGGGGTGATCGCGCCGTGCTCCACCAGCACCTCGCCGAGCCGCCGGCGGCGGGGGCTGAAGCGGGGTGCGGCAACGGACGCCTCGACGATCTCGTCGGCGCGCAGCATGCTCACCATCTGGCCATCGGCTCCGGGCGGCCAGGAGTGAAGTATCAGGACGGACTAGGTCGCTCCCGCCCATTGTCACTAGCCGGGAGGACCTCGCCGCGTGCGGTGGACTCGTCGAGCGGCCTGCGGTCGCCGTCGAGCTCCTCGAGCAGGCGCTGCAGCTCGCTGCGCAGGAAGTCACGGGTGGCCACCTCGCCGAGCGCCACCCGCAGCGCGGCCACCTCACGGGTGAGGTACTCGGTGTCGGCGATGCTGCGCTCGTTGCGGGCCCGGTCCTCCTCCAGCGACACCCGGTCGCGGTCGGCCTGGCGGTTCTGCGCGAGCAGGATCAGCGGGGCGGCGTAGGACGCCTGCAACGACAGCAGCAGGGTCAGCAGCGTGTAGTTGAGCGACTTCGGGTCGAACTGGTAGCGGCTCGGACCCCAGGTGTTCCAGCCGAGCCAGATGATGATGAAGCCGGTCATGTAGACGAGGAACCGCGCGGTGCCCAGGAACCGCGCGAACGTCTCCGCGACCTTGCCGAACGACTCCGGGTCGTAGGACGGCATCTCGAACAGCCGGCGCTGCCCCAGCGGGACGTCGAGGCGCCGGCCGCTGTCGCGCCGGCTCTCACGCGCCACGAGCGACCCCCCCGGTCTTGCCGGGGACGTCCCGCCAGTTGGCGGGCAGCAGGTGGTCGAGCACATCGTCGACGGTGACCGCGCCGAGGAGGTGGTCGTCCTCGTCGACGACGGGCACGGCGACGAGGTTGTAGGTCGCCAGGTAGCTGGTGACCTCCGAGAGCGGGCACTCGGGGCGCAGCGGGTCGATGTCGCTGTCGATCACGCCGGCGACCAGCGACCCGGGCAGCTCGCGCAGCAGCCGCTGGATGTGCGCGATGCCGAGGTACTTGCCGGTCGGTGTCTCCGTCGGCGGGCGGCAGACGTAGACCTGGCTGGCCAGCGCGGGGGTCAGGTCGGGGTCGCGCACCCGGGCGAGCGCCTCGGCGACGGTCGCGTCGGGCGTGAGGACGACCGGCTCGGTGGTCATGAGGCCGCCGGCGCTGTCGTCGGAGTAGGTCAGCAGCCGGCGGACCGGCTCGGCCTCGTCGGGCTCCATGAGCTGCAGCAGCCGCTCGCGCTCCGACTCGGGCAGCTCGGCCAGCAGGTCGGCCGCGTCGTCGGGCGCCATCGCCTCGAGCACGTCGCTGACCCGCTCGTCGGGCAGCTTCTCGAGGATCTCGACCTGGTCGTCCTCGGGCATCTCCTCGAGCACGTGCGCGAGCCGGTCGACGTCGAGCGCCGCGGCCACCTCGGCCCGCCGCTTGGGCGACAGCTCGTGCAGCATGCTCGCCAGGTCGGCCGGGCGCAGCTGCGCGAACGCCGCGAGCAGGTTGGCCGCTCCCTGGTCGTCCTCGGCCAGCGAGAAGCCGGTCACGGCGTCCCAGTCGACGGTCATCAGCTGTCCGCGCCGGCGCAGCCCGGTGGAGCGGCGTACGGCGACCTTCGTGACCAGCCAGTCGCGGGTGCGGGCCTGCTCCATGGCCACGTCGACGACGGTCACCGAGGTGCCGTCCTCGACCATGTCGACCTTGCGGTCGAGCAGCTCGGCGAGCGCGAGGGTCTCGCCGGGGCGCTTCTCGAACCGGCGCAGGTTGATCGACCCGGTGATGATGACCGCGCTGGCGTCCATCGTCGTGATGCGGCCCATCGGCACGAACACCCGCCGGCGGGGCTGGACCTCGACGACCAGCCCGAGCACCCGCGGGGGCTGCCGGCCGATGCGCAGCGCGACCACGGCGTCGCGGACCCGGCCGACCTGGTCGCCGTCCGGGCCGAGGACGGTCAGGTCGGCCAACCGGGCCAGGAAGACCCTGGTCGGAGCGCCGGTGACCATGGGCTGAGGCTACCGCCGTGGGCGCCTCCGACCCGGCAGGCGACGACGTGACGCCGGGCGCTCGCAGGGCTCGCTAGGGTCCCTGCTCATGGGCATCCTGGAACGGTTCCGCCTCGAGGGGAAGGTCGCCGTCGTGACCGGCGCGTCGTCGGGGCTCGGTGTGGCGTTCGCGCAGGCGCTGGCGGAGGCGGGCGCCGACGTGGCGCTGGGTGCCCGCCGGGTCGAGCGGCTCGAGGAGACCAAGCGCCTCGTCGAGGCGGCCGGCCGGCGCGCGATCACCGTGGCGACCGACGTCAGCAAGCCCGACGACTGCACCCGGCTGGTCCAGCAGGCGGTCGAGCAGCTCGGCGGCGTCGACATCCTCGTCAACAACGCCGGGATCGGTACTGCGGCGCCGGCCACCCGCGAGACGCCCGAGCAGTTCCGCGACGTCGTCGACGTCAACCTCAACGGCGCCTACTGGATGTGCCAGGCCTTCGGCCGCGCGGCCGGGAACGGCGGGTCGATCGTCAACATCGGCAGCGTGCTCGGCAGCACGACCGCGGGGCTGCCGCAGGCCGCCTACTCCGCCACCAAGGCCGCGCTGATCGGGCTGACCCGCGACCTTGCCGTGCAGTGGACCGGCCGCAAGGGCATCCGGGTCAACTGCCTCGCGCCCGGCTTCTTCCCGTCGGAGATGACCGCGCAGTACGTCCCCGGCTACCTCGAGTCGGTGCTGCCGCGCATCGCGACGGGGCGCATGGGCGAGCTCGAGGAGTGCGCCGCCGCGGTGGTCTTCCTCGCAAGCGACGCGGCGTCGTACATCACCGGCACCGTCCTCACCGTCGACGGCGGCGTCCTCGCCACGTAAGCCTGGTTTCTCGCCGTTGCGGGGAGCGATTCGGGTCATCCGTTCGTTCAGCGCGCCAAGGCATTTGGTCACCCGAGGTTGCACGCCCTGCCCGCTACCCTGAGCGGGAGTCGCAGGAGGCACATGTGAGCAGCAGTACGCCGCGCGCCGGCAAGAAGCCCGATCGCGCGACGAAGGCCAAGATCGCCGAGCAGCGGGCCAGGCAGCGCCGGGCCGACCGGCGCCGCCGCATCCTCACGGTCGTCGGCAGCGTCATCGGCGTCGCCGCGATCGTCGGCGCGCTCGTCGCGATCAAGGTCACGCACAACGGCAGCAGTGGCTCGAGCACCGCGGTCGCGGTCAGCCCGGCCCCGGCCGCCGTGGTCGACAAGGTGACCGGCGTGCCCACGGCCGTGCTGAGCAGCGTCGGCGCCGGCGCCGTCAAGTCGCTGCCGCAGCCGATCCAGGGCGACAAGCTGACCAAGGACGGCAAGCCCGAGGTCCTCTACGTCGGGGCGGAGTACTGCCCGTTCTGCGGCGGCGAGCGGTGGGCCTTGATCAACGCGCTGTCACGCTTCGGCACGTTCGACAACCTGAAGATCACCCAGTCGGCGAAGAACGACAGCCCCTCCGACATCCACACGTTCTCGTTCCGCGACGCGAAGTACACCAGCGACTACGTGGCCTTCACCGGCGTGGAGACCCAGACGAGCGACACCGCGGCCGGCCCGCCTGCCCCGCTGCACAAGCTCACGAAGGCGCAGCAGGCGCTCTACACGAAGTACAACACCGGCGGCGGCATCCCGTTCCTCGACTTCGCCAACCAGTACGCCTCCAGCGGCGCGTCGTTCGACGTGTCGGGGCTGCAGGGGATGACGTGGCAGCAGATCGCCGACCAGCTCGACCAGCCCAACTCCGACGTGGCCAAGGGCATCGTCGGGGCGGCCAACGCGCTGACCGCGACGATCTGCAAGATCACTGACAACAACCCGGGCGACGTCTGCAACACCCCGACGATCACCGCCCTGCAGAAGCAGCTCAGCACCAAGAAGTGAGCTGACGTGGCCGCGATCGGGACACCGGGGCGCACGGCGACCGCCGTCGCCGACGACGGCTGGCGGCCACCCCGGTGGGCCTGGCCGGTCACGCTGCTGCTCGCGCTGGTCGGCCTCGGGATCTCCGCCTACCTGACCGACGCGCACTACAACTCGTCGGTCGTGCTCGCCTGCCCCGACACCGGCGTCGTCAACTGCGCCAAGGTCACCAGCAGCGGCGAGTCGATGATCTTCGGGGTGATCCCGGTCGCGGTCACCGGCCTCGGCTACTACCTCGTCGTGACGGTCGCGATGCTGCCCCAGCTGTGGCGCAACACGTCGCCGCTGGTCCGCTGGGGCCGGCTCGGTCTGATGGTCGCCGGCATGGGCATGGTCATCTACCTCGTCTTCGCCGAGCTGTTCCTCATCGACGCGATCTGCCTCTACTGCACGGCCGTGCACGCCATCACGTTCCTGCTGCTCGCCACCGTCGCGATCGCGACCGTGTGGACGCCGCTCGACGACGTCGATGACGACGAGGACCACGACGAGGAGCTCGCGGAGGCCGGGCCGGCCTAGTGCCCCAGCCCGCCCTGGTGCCTGCCGCGCCTCCCGAGGCGGTGCACGCCCCGCCGCCGGTCGACGCGGCGCTCATGGTCGTCGCGCTGGCGGCGGTCTCCACGTCGGGCCCGCTGATCGCCGCCACCGCTGCACCCGCGCTGGCCATCGCCTTCTGGCGCAA
This genomic stretch from Mycobacteriales bacterium harbors:
- a CDS encoding DUF1003 domain-containing protein, coding for MPSYDPESFGKVAETFARFLGTARFLVYMTGFIIIWLGWNTWGPSRYQFDPKSLNYTLLTLLLSLQASYAAPLILLAQNRQADRDRVSLEEDRARNERSIADTEYLTREVAALRVALGEVATRDFLRSELQRLLEELDGDRRPLDESTARGEVLPASDNGRERPSPS
- a CDS encoding vitamin K epoxide reductase family protein; the encoded protein is MAAIGTPGRTATAVADDGWRPPRWAWPVTLLLALVGLGISAYLTDAHYNSSVVLACPDTGVVNCAKVTSSGESMIFGVIPVAVTGLGYYLVVTVAMLPQLWRNTSPLVRWGRLGLMVAGMGMVIYLVFAELFLIDAICLYCTAVHAITFLLLATVAIATVWTPLDDVDDDEDHDEELAEAGPA
- a CDS encoding DUF929 family protein, with amino-acid sequence MSSSTPRAGKKPDRATKAKIAEQRARQRRADRRRRILTVVGSVIGVAAIVGALVAIKVTHNGSSGSSTAVAVSPAPAAVVDKVTGVPTAVLSSVGAGAVKSLPQPIQGDKLTKDGKPEVLYVGAEYCPFCGGERWALINALSRFGTFDNLKITQSAKNDSPSDIHTFSFRDAKYTSDYVAFTGVETQTSDTAAGPPAPLHKLTKAQQALYTKYNTGGGIPFLDFANQYASSGASFDVSGLQGMTWQQIADQLDQPNSDVAKGIVGAANALTATICKITDNNPGDVCNTPTITALQKQLSTKK
- a CDS encoding ATPase, T2SS/T4P/T4SS family: MVSMLRADEIVEASVAAPRFSPRRRRLGEVLVEHGAITPDQLEEALAIQRDVAPGERRRRLGAVVVQAGFATETQVADALAGALGLQLVDLGTIPLAPEITRTLPRTVAQRHMLLPIARTEAGGLIVASADPTNVVALDDVRLYTKAADITVVVTTESQLRDHIARSWSLSEDSSDVATMFEDAAEEEDDDLGDPMADNAPVVRLVNAMLADAVRAGASDIHVEPGAAEMKIRYRIDGLLRDVMTVPRSAAAGVVSRIKVMSSLDIAERRVPQDGRARLSVDGALLDTRVSTLPSMHGEKVVIRLLARADRVAKLAALGLDEDQLGILLGTLAAPQGLVLITGPTGSGKTNTLYSAIHEIRSAERNIVTLEDPVEIQLAGITQTQVHERAGLTFARGLRSILRQDPDIILVGEVRDTETAKLALESALTGHLVLTTLHTNSAPAALTRLVDMGVEPFLVASSLSLVVAQRLVRRVCDQCSEPYTPAARTITGLGLTPDDLEGATPRKGRGCTHCGGTGYRGRVGVYEMLPVTAHLRSVLLNSPTEAAVAAAARSAGMTTLRGSALAKARAGITTYDEVLRVTHVDSTGGAHCPSCERGLAEDMVVCPWCGTAVNRGHCESCARPLDPEWIMCPWCRTEAPTTPRAVVTPARPREATRLLVVDDDRATRSYVTTTLAGVVDVHAVGTVSEALAHLAGADYQGVLVDAERPGLEVVRLLRASPATAHLPVAVTSSAASADQEAAALAAGADDYLAKPIEPDLLEERITALLKRSR
- a CDS encoding CBS domain-containing protein; translated protein: MVTGAPTRVFLARLADLTVLGPDGDQVGRVRDAVVALRIGRQPPRVLGLVVEVQPRRRVFVPMGRITTMDASAVIITGSINLRRFEKRPGETLALAELLDRKVDMVEDGTSVTVVDVAMEQARTRDWLVTKVAVRRSTGLRRRGQLMTVDWDAVTGFSLAEDDQGAANLLAAFAQLRPADLASMLHELSPKRRAEVAAALDVDRLAHVLEEMPEDDQVEILEKLPDERVSDVLEAMAPDDAADLLAELPESERERLLQLMEPDEAEPVRRLLTYSDDSAGGLMTTEPVVLTPDATVAEALARVRDPDLTPALASQVYVCRPPTETPTGKYLGIAHIQRLLRELPGSLVAGVIDSDIDPLRPECPLSEVTSYLATYNLVAVPVVDEDDHLLGAVTVDDVLDHLLPANWRDVPGKTGGVARGA
- a CDS encoding glucose 1-dehydrogenase, translated to MGILERFRLEGKVAVVTGASSGLGVAFAQALAEAGADVALGARRVERLEETKRLVEAAGRRAITVATDVSKPDDCTRLVQQAVEQLGGVDILVNNAGIGTAAPATRETPEQFRDVVDVNLNGAYWMCQAFGRAAGNGGSIVNIGSVLGSTTAGLPQAAYSATKAALIGLTRDLAVQWTGRKGIRVNCLAPGFFPSEMTAQYVPGYLESVLPRIATGRMGELEECAAAVVFLASDAASYITGTVLTVDGGVLAT